The Streptococcus mitis region CACTATCCCCACTACGATAGATATGGCGTTCCACCCTGATTTCTTGGCCTGCATCCTTGATAAATCCGTCATGATTATCCAGAGTCACAACTACAGAAGCATAATTGAGCGGTTTGCGACTCTCTGTTCCAGCAAAGATGACATCCGGCATCTTGCCCCCACGGAGACTCTTAACACTTGACTCTCCCAAGGCCCAACGAAGACTTTCTGTAATATTTGACTTTCCAGATCCATTGGGTCCAACGACTGCCGTCACACCTTGGTCAAAGACGACCTTGGTCTTGTCAGCAAAAGACTTGAATCCCTGAATTTCGATTTCCTTTAAATACATGAATCCAGCCCTTTCTCAACGGCATTTTTGGCAGCTTCCTGCTCTGCTAATTTCTTAGAACGACCTTGACCTTGACCGATACTCTTACCTTCAACTAGAACTTCTACATCAAAGACCTTATCATGGGCAGGACCCGTTTCAGAAATCACCTGATAACGAATAGACACATCGCCATTGACCTGAAGTAACTCTTGGAGATGGGTTTTGTAGTCTGTAATCATCTCAAATTCGCCTGCTTCAACCTTAGGAATCATGACTTGATAGATAAATTCCTTAACCTTGGCCACATCCTTGTCCAAAAGGAGGGCACCAAGAAAGGCTTCAAAGGCATCCCCAAGAATAGTGTCACGATTGCGACCACCAGATTTTTCTTCCCCTTTACCCAACTTGATAAATTGATCAAACTGGCAATCACGCGCAAAACCAGCCAAACTCTCCTCACGGACAATCATAGCACGGAGTTTAGACAAGTCACCCTCAGGCTTTTTAGGATATTTTTTATACAGATATTCTGAAATCAATAACTGTAGAACAGCGTCTCCTAAAAATTCCAAGCGTTCATTGTGTGAAATTTTTAAGAGGCGGTGCTCATTGGCATAACTCGTATGAGTAAAGGCAGTTTCCAGTAAATTTTTGTCTGCAAATTCGATTGCAAAATGGTTTTTAAGTACAGTTTGTAATTCTTTCATACCAACCTCTTTCTAACTGATAACAGTCCTTTTTATTATATCAAAAAAAGCCCCCTGAGTCACTTTAAAATGGGACTGGAGAGGATTTGGGCATTCTTTAAAAAGAGATTTTCAGTTTTAAGGGCCAATTTAGGACTGTGTAAAGAAAAAAGCCCTACTAAAGGCTTTCTTAGGATGTTTACATCCACCCTGAGGGAATCGAACCCCCATCTCAAGAACCGGAATCTTACGTGATATCCATTACACTAAGGGTGGAAACTTGTTTTATTATAACAGAAATTTGCTCTAATAACAAGTTTTTTTCTGGTCTAATAGCCCGTCTTAGTGGGAAGCATCCCCATTCCAGATGGAGTTTTTCACAATCACATAATCAACGTGTTTAAGGTCAGCAACCTGACGTCCACCTGCATAAGAAATAGCACTTTGAAGGTCTTGTTCCATCTCAGTTAAAGTGTCTTGCAGATGACCTTTAGCAGGAAGCAAGATACGTTTTCCTTCCACATTTTTGTAAGCACCCTTTTGATATTGTGAAGCTGAACCGTAATATTCTTTGAACTGTTCACCATCAACTTCAATCGTTTTCCCTGGACTTTCGATGTGTCCTGCAAAGAGGGAACCAATCATGACCATGCTAGCACCGAAGCGGATAGACTTGGCAATATCACCGTGAGTACGAATCCCTCCATCAGCGATAATCGGTTTACGTGCAGCCTTAGCACACCAGCGTAGAGCAGCCAACTGCCAACCACCTGTACCAAAACCAGTCTTAACCTTGGTAATACAAACCTTACCAGGACCGATTCCGACCTTAGTAGCATCCGCACCAGCATTTTCCAATTCACGCACAGCTTCTGGTGTCCCTACATTTCCAGCAATGACAAAGGTATCTGGCAATTCTTTCTTGATGTGTTGAATCATAGAAATCACGCTATCCGCATGACCATGGGCAATGTCAATCGTGATGTACTCAGGAGCATCAGCCTTGAGCTGGCTAACAAAATCATACTCATAGTCTTTAACACCGACAGAGATAGAAGCAATGAGCCCTTGCTCATGCATGCGCTTAATAAAAGGAATGCGTCCTTCCTCATCAAAACGGTGCATAATGTAGAAGTAACCACCTTTAGCCAGTTGCTCTGCTACATTTTCATCCAAAATCGTCTGCATATTAGCTGGCACAACAGGTAGTTTAAAGGTGTGATTTCCTAAAGTGACACTTGTATCCGCTTCTGCACGGCTTTTAATGACACATTTATTTGGAATCAATTGAATATCTTCGTAATCAAAAATTGGAAATTCATTTAACATCTCGATGTCTCGTTTCTTTTGTAATGACCTACCTATGCTTGCGCATCCCTACGCCTTTTTCCGACGTTTCCTTAATTCATTATAAACTAAAGTACAGTTTTTGTCAAATAATTTTATAAATTAAAATATATTGTTCGGTTTTTATTGTGTAAATAACAAAAGAAAGAGGAGAGATTATTCTCTCCCCACTTCTTTAGTAATATTACTTTTAAATATTTCTTCGGAGTTATACATCATTTCACAAAATTCACGATAGGATGAAGAGTCTCTAGGAATTTGGATAGACCATTTCTTCAACAAAGCTCCATAACCTGCTAGCTTTCCTATCTCATTATCAACAACCTTGTCCTTGCTCGGAAAAACAAGACCAGCCTTCTCAGCTTTTAAAATATAAGAATAGGAAATCAGCTGGAATAAGTCCTCACGGTTGATCCCTTTTTCAGTAAACTCTAGTTTTTTATATTTAGCATCTAGAACAATCTTTCGTTCTCTATCATAAAAATCTGGATATACTTTCCGTTTCCCAACAGAAAATACCGAAATACCACCTAGCTTTTCTTTATTCCGTGGATGGATGAAATCTTTTGGCAACAAGGTATGAACATACTCTTCCCAAAGCCAGGCAACATCAAAAAGAATACCATGAATTTTTTGATCTTGATACCCTAAGCCGTGCTTTTCTTGGTTTAGGATCATCAGACAAAGTTCTTGTAACTTTCTGTACTCGTGAAAGTATGCATGACGTATAGGTTTAGATTGATTTCCCCGAATAATCTTAGCACGATCAGCTAGTTTATAAGAGGGCGTTACACGCACGATTTCAGCTACGTTTTCACGACTAGTTGAGAGACTATCAAGAACCCCTTGCCCAATGCTTTTCTGATTCTTAATGTATTCAATAGTATGACGAATCAACTGCATGAAGGGATTATCATAGGTGAACTCTCTCGTTGTGTAGGCAATATTTCCCGTGAAAGGAAGGTTTTTCTTGAGATGGTTTCTTACATCAATCACTCCCTTAACATAACTGTCGTTATGAGAAAATCTCTGGTATTCCTTATAAAGACCTTTTCGAAGAGCAGCTTGTAGATACTTGGGGAATAGATACATCAAAAGTTGATAAAGCCTCTCTTCACGAGACAAAGCTACATCTAAACTAGTGAGATTGATATGGAGAACCTTGTTTAAGAGATAATGCAAAAAATAGTCATTACTCTCATCAGAAAAGCGAGAGGAAATCGTTAATCTTTCCTGACCACACCCCAGAAAACCAATCACATTTCCAGTCTTGATTTTCTGATTAACTATTTCAAAGATTTTTTGGTCCTTCTCTAAGTCAGGAGAATTCTTCAAATCGTTTGGAAAAATAAAGATATTGTCCTCTTTAGAAAGGTTATCCAGTGTTCTATTAAGAAGTGCTTGACTTAGTTTGGGATATTCTGCGACAAAGTCTTCCTTAGCAATTCTATGCTGATTATCAGTTATCCGCATCATTATCACCAGTATCTTGCGGTTCTGTTCGCTCGTTATTTGTCAAATCAAATGCTTTTTTCAAAGTTTCCAGAGTTTCAAATTCCTCATAAGAACCCCGTAAGTAATCTTCCAAAAGCGGTTTAAGGTAATCAGACCAAAGTAATTCATAGTCAAAATCTACATCCTTCAACTTTAGGAAATAACTTGGTCCGATATGGTAATGACTGTTTAATTCCTGAACGTTTTCTATAGAAGTATTCAAATTTCTTAGACGAGTTTTTGCTTCTTCTGCATGGATATTCAGCTCTTTATCCAACATGCCAACTTGACTCTCGGCAGTAACTTCAACAAAGCGGAAGCGACGGCGCATAGCAAAATCAAAGGTATCCACTGAGCGGTCAATATCATTCATAGTTCCGATGATATAGACATTTTCAGGGATATAAAATTTCTCATCAGTCTCATGTAAATTAGCATACTGAGTAGAAACACTCCCCTTTTCACCACGATAACCAGGGTCGATAGAGAAAAAGAGTTCCCCAAAAATTTTAGAAATCTCCCCACGGTTGATTTCATCAATGATGAAGACGAATTTCTTGTCTGTGTCAATCGTTGGAGATACATAATCACATAATCCATAACTTTCTTTCATGTGATCCAAAACAATTTTTTGATAAGTTTCGTACTTTAAATTAGTATCTTCACCCTTGTACAAAAGATACACTTTTTCTTTGGTAGCAACAGGAGAATCAAACTTCACATTCCCTTGACTGTTTAGACTGGCTGGAACAGAACTACGAGGGAAGAAGTATTGTCCTTGCTTTTCATTGATAGCATCCGTTAGCTTAGCCCACGTTTCATCAAAATTATCTTGTCCACCAGTTTTCTGAGCTTCTTTAGCCTTCTTGCAAAACTGCTTAAAAATACCATCTTGTAATTTAAAATCAATAGCTCCATCCCCATTTGATACTGGTCTCAATCCCTCTACAAAATCCGTATAATCATAGGATGGGTGAAATTGTACAAATCCGATTTGGTCTTCGTTGCCATCCGTTAATTCTTTGGCAATTTCTTTAGCAAGATAAGTTTTTCCTGTGCCAGGAGCACCTCGGAGGATTAGGTTTTTGGATTTTCTTAATTTATCTAAATAATCGTTAATATTTTTATTCATAACAACCTTCTCTATATTTTTTCTGTATGTACCATTTAGAATAGATTTATATAAATTGATACGTTCTAAATTTCTATCCCAGTTGATGGTTTGTCTTGCACCTTTTTTACCTTGGTATTCCCATCCACCATCTACTTTCAACCAATTAACACCAATACAATGTTTAAACTCTGTTTTTGTTTCATCAAAGTAATATGTTTTCACACATTGTCCAATACCCAAAATTTTGTTAAATCCTGAGGTAGCTATTATATAATCATTTATTTTTATGTCATGTGCAAACTTCCAAATAAATAAATTTCTCTGCTTTCCTTGCTTCAATTCTTCAGGATTATTGTAATCTAAAATATTAGATAAATTAGAATCAAAATCTATACAAGCTATATTTTCTTCTTTAAATAAAGACCAAACTTTTCCACCTCCTCCTGCAACTATCATCCAATAATTTAATTTTTCTTCCATTTTGTAGCTCCATTTTCATATTATAGGCTAGTTAGTATTTAATATTTCAAACCCCTATTTCACATATAGAATATCACATCTGTATAAAAAAGAAAAGAATTTCTAAAGAAAAAGCCTAGTGTAAAGAGCTTTATTCCCTCATAACACTAGACTTCTTTTTAATCCTAATAATACTCACCCTGACGGTAGTCCCATGAGTTAAAGGTGTCTGACAGGTGCATCATAATCTTATCAATGTCAAGCCCTTTACGGATCACAACTGGGGCTGGTGAAGTTGAACGTGCTCCTCCTTGTTCTGGGATGAGTTTGCCGTCTTTATCGACCATAGACACCATCACACCTTGCTCGTAGCGGGTTTCAATCGTTTTGTCCGGTTGGATGGATGCCACATAGTCGTCTGCTTCAATGACAAGGTCCACTGCTCCTTCGATGCGTTCTCCGATTCCTTCAACCTTACCACGATTTCCTTTTCCAGAAGGATTTGCAGATGAAGCGTATACCATTTTTCCTTCTTCCCAAAGTTTGGCAGCCAATTGTTCACCAGCTTTCCCAAATTTGATAACAAAACAGCTAGTACCACGCACATCAGTCATGAGTTCTTCACGGCCATCACCGTATGCTTTGAGTTTTTCAAAAGCTTCTGGTTTCCAAGGAAGGATACAACCAAGAAGAATATCTTCATCCCAATGTTTTTGGTAGAAGGCTTCAATTTCTGGGTTGAGTTGTGCTAAAGCACGAAGCTCGTCCATGCTACCACAGAGAACAACACCTGGTTTGTTACGGTTACGCTCTTTGGCTGCGAACTTGCGTTCAAGTCCTGCCTTGTCACTGGTCATGATGATGTAGCCAACTTTTGTAGGGCAAACGATACATCCGCCCTCACCTTTTAAAATATCATAGCCTTCTTGTGAAAGTGTTCCGTTCCATTGAATGTGTTTTGTCATAGTTCTATTTCCTTTTCTATTTTTTCTAATCCTGCCAGTAGGCTGGTCGTTGTTTTTCATAAGCAGCAATCAAATCTTCATACTGCAAGGTAATACCGATATCATCCAAACCATTTAAGAGTTTGTGTTTCCATTCGCTATCGATTTCAAAAGTGAATTCTCCAACTGGTGAGATGATTTTTTGTTGTTCCAAGTCCACAGTTACCTGATCACTTGGTTGTAGCTGGGCCAGTTTCTCTCTAACCTCTCTGGGCTGAACAATTGGCAACATGCCATTATTTAGTTCATTATTGTAATGAATATCACCGAAAGACCCTGCAATCACGACCTTAAAACCATAGTCCGCTAGAGCCCAAGCAGCGTGTTCCCTCGAAGACCCTGCCCCAAAGTTATCCCCTGAGATGAGAATACTAGCCTTGCGGTATTCAGGTCGGTTAAAGACAAAGTCTGGATCCTCAGTATACTTGTCATCCAGATAACGCCAAGCATACATGAGGTACTTACCAAAGCCTTTTTTATCAATTAACTTAAGAAACTGCTTGGGAAGGATTTGATCGGTATCGATGTTATCATTCATAAGAGGAACGGTCGTTCCCGTATAAACTGTAAATTTTTCCATATCCTCTCCTTACTGGGCTTCTGGCATGAGCCGAACATCTACGAAGCGCCCTGCAATAGCTGCCGCAGCTGCCATGGCTGGACTGCAGAGATGGGTCTTAGCACCAAAGCCTTGTCTATCTTCAAAGTTACGGTTGCTGGTTGAGGCACAGTGGACACCATCTGGAACCTTGTCAGGATTCATCCCTAGGCACATAGAGCAACCGGGGTCTCTCCACTCAAAGCCAGCATCTAGGAAAACCTTGTCCAAGCCCAACTTCTCAGCAGCTCGTTTGACAGGACGAGAACCTGGAACTACGATAGCCGTTAAGTTAGGAGCAATTTTCTTTCCTTTGACAAATCGAGCCGCTAGCTGCAAGTCACTAAGACGAGCATTAGTACATGAGCCAATAAAGATATAGCCTAGTTCAATATCCGCTGGCTTTTGACCAGGCTCCAAACCCATATAATTGTAGGCTCTCTCATCATTCATGTCCTTAATTTCTGGGAAGCTACTGTCAAAGTCAACCCCCATAGCAGGATTGGTTCCCCAGGTCACCATAGGAGCCAAGTCTGAAACATCCATCTGGATAACCTTATCGTAAACGACATTCTCATCACTGACAAGGGTCTTCCAATCCGCCACAGCCTCTTCGAAAGCTTCTGGAACACATTCCCGGCCCTTGAGATAATCATAGGTGGTTTGATCCGGATTCATGATTCCCATCTTAGATCCAAACTCGATGGACATATTGCAGATGGTCATTCGCTCTTCCATGCTCAGTGCATCAATCGCTTGTCCTCGATATTCCACGACGTAGCCAACGCCGCAAGCAACGCCGTACTTGGCAATCAAGGCTAAAATAAAGTCCTTGGAATAAACTCCCTTTTGAGGAACACCAGTGAATTCCACCAGCATTTTCTTGGGTTTGACCTGCCAGAGGGTCTGTGTCGCAAAGACATGTTCGACCTCACTGGTCCCAATTCCAAAAGCGATTGCTCCGAAAGCTCCGTGAGTTGCCGTATGGCTGTCTCCACAGACGATGAATTTTCCTGGTTGGGTCCGTCCTGTTTCTGGTCCAACCATGTGAACAATTCCCTGCTTTTCAGAACCGTGAGCCGCATGTTCAATCCCAAACTCCTCAACATTTTCAGCTAGCTTATCAATTTGTGCCTTAGAAATCACATCTCGAATATCGTAGATATTGACCGTCGGGACATTGTGGTCAAAGGTTCCAAATGTCAAGTCTGGCCGTCTCAATCTGCGACCTGCGTCTCGTAATCCTTGAAAAGCCTGAGGACTGGTCACCTCGTGGATATAGTGCTGGTCCACATACATGAGTTGGGGCTGCCCCTCTTCTCCTGTGATAACATGACGATCCCATAATTTATCAAAAATCGATTTTCCTGCCATCCATTACCTCCAAATAAAATATAAGGCTACTAGTGTGGTCACCATCCCAAGAAACCAAACTGTTTTAAAATACCATTTTCGAGTCTTGTGATGAAAGATGATTCCTGCTAACCAGGCCCCAAAACCACCACAAGAAAGGGCTAAAATGAGTAAGACTTTCTCTGGGATGCGCCAAGCTCTTCTCCTTGCCTTGGATTTGTCAATGCCATAAATCAAGAAAATCATGACATTCCAAATCAAGAGGACTAGAGTAATTTTTTCGTCTAATTTCATAACCTTGAAATAATAGCTTCCGTCATTTCCTTTGTCGAAGCCTGTCCTCCTAAATCTCTCGTTAAAATTCCAGCTGCCAAACTTGCCTCAACAGCACGCTCGATACGCTCTGCATCCTCATAGCGTCCAAAGCTGTCTCTCAGCATCATGGCAACTGATAAAATCATGGAAATGGGATTGGCAATTCCTTGACCTGCAATATCAGGCGCTGACCCGTGAATGGGCTCATAGAGACTTGGTCCCTTTTCAGAATGACTGGCTGATGGCATGACTCCAAGTGTGCCAGATAGAACGCTTGATTCATCAGATAGAATATCTCCGAAAAGATTCTCCGTCACGATGACATCAAACTTAGCAGGATTGGTAATCATGAGCATGGCAGCTGAGTCCACCAACTGGTGTTCCAAGGTCACATCCGGGAAATCCTGTGCGACCTCCTCAGCTACTTTCCGCCAGAGTTTTGATGTTGCCAACACATTTTGCTTATCGATACTAGTAACGATTTTTCTGCGATTTCTTGCAATCTCAAAGGCCTTGCGAATAATCCGCTCCACTTCCTCATAGCTATAGTCGTTGATATCACGCGCTTTGCGCTCTTCAAGGATATGATCTCCAAAGTAGATTCCGCCAGTCAACTCCCGTACCACGACAAAGTCCACACCAGCAATTCGTTCTGGTTTGAGTGGTGACAAATGCTTGAGACTATCAAAGATTTTTACCGGGCGAATATTGGCATAGAGATTGAGTTCCTTACGGAGAGCCAACAGGCCTTGTTCTGGGCGAACCGCTGCTCCATCATACTGGGGACTCCCGATAGCCGCTAGGAGAATGGCATCTGCTTCTCTACATGCTTTGAGGGTTTCACTAGGTAAGGGATGGCCTGCTGCATCAATACCTGCACCTCCGAAGGGTCTTCTATCAATCTCATAGTCGAAACCTGTTTTTTCAGCTAGAGCTTCCAGAACTTCTAAACCAGCCTCCATGATTTCTGGGCCAATTCCGTCCCCTGCTAGAGCTACTATTTTTTTTGTCATAGCATTCTCCTTTACACACTAGGCATGTCACGATAGGAAACACTGCGTCCCATCTCACCAGCATTCTCTTTTTGAACAAAGGTATTAGCATTGATGTAGGCAATAGCAGATGCTTTCAGTACATCGAAATCAAGCCCTGCTGCATTAAAGATGGTTTCTGTATCTCTGTTTTCAACAGTGACCAAGACCCGAGCTTGGGCATCAATTCCATCTGTCACAGCGTCAATAGTATAGGACACCAAGCGGACGGATTGGTTAAAGAACTTATCGATAGCGTTAAAGATTGCTTCAACGGAACCTTGCCCTGTCGCATTAAATTCGACTTTTTCACCATCCATATTGGCTAGGCTAACGATTGCTTCAATGTCATTGTCTGCATGAGTTTGAAGTTGTAAATCATCAAAGTGGAATCCTTCAGGGTTTTCAACCATAGTTCCAGCCACCAGTGCACGAATATCTGCATCTGTGATTTCTTGTTTCTTGTCGGCCAGTGCCTTGAACTTGGCGAAGAGTGGTTTGATATCCTCTTCTGTAAAGTCTAGGGCCAATTCTCTTAGTTTCTCGATAAAGGCATGGCGACCTGACAATTTACCAAGCGGAAGACTATTACTCTTAACACCAACCAATTCAGGGGTGATAATCTCATAAGTAAGAGGATTTTTAAGAACTCCATCTTGGTGAATACCAGATTCATGAGAAAAGGCATTACCACCAACCACAGCCTTGTTTTTAGGAACTGGAATTCCTGAGAAGCGAGAAACCATTTCTGACGTATTGATGGTCTCATTTAAAACAATACTGGTTTCTGCTTGGTAGTAATCTTGGCGAATATTGAGCGCCACTGCAATTTCTTCAAGAGCAGCATTCCCAGCTCGTTCCCCGATACCATTGATAGTCCCTTCAACACGACCTGCCCCATTCTTGACAGCGGCAAGGCTATTTGCCACTGCCATTCCGAGGTCATCATGACAGTGAGGCGAATAGATAATCTGACGATCTGTCTTGACATTCTCAATCAAGTGTTTGAAGATAGCTCCGTATTCCTCTGGTGTGGTAAATCCAACCGTGTCAGGGATATTGATATAAGACGCCCCTGCATCAACCGCTGTTTGAACAACTTGCAAGAGGAAATCCAACTCTGTTCTAGTTGCATCCTCAGGAGAGAATTCGACCACTTCAAACTTAGAACGGGCGTACGAAACATGCTCCTTAATAGCTTCCAAAATCTCTTCCTTGCTCTTATTGAGCTTATACTTGCGATGAATCGAACTGGTAGCGATAAAGACATGAACCTGTGGATACTTGGCGTCCTTGAGAGCCTCGTAGCAAGCATCGATATCAGACTTGACCGAACGTGCCAAACCAGTCACCGCTGTTTTCTTCAAGACCTTAGCAATCTCCTGCACTGCCGTAAATGAGTCTGGACTAGCCGCTGGAAAACCAGCTTCAATTGCTGAAATGCCCCATTTTTCTAGTTGTCTTGCGATGGCAATTTTTTCCTTGATTGAAAAGTTAACACCTGGTGTCTGTTCTCCATCCCGAAGGCTGGTATCTAGAAATTCAACTGTTCTCATAAGATTTCCCCTTTTCCAAATGTGGTTTTAAAAAAACATCTCGCTTAGAAGTCCAAGCGAGATGTTGATTTACTCCCGCTTGGTAAGCCAAACAGGACTAATGCTTTTTGCACTAGCCCGAGTACCTCAACAACAAAGCAAATTGATTAAACTTAGCTGTTTTCATGTTTGACTTCCTCCTTCGTTTGATATCTTGTTTAGTATTTTAGCATAGCTAAAAACACTTGTCAAGAAAAAATCCAATATTTTCTGAAAATTTCTTCAGTAAAGAATATTTCGCTAATTGAAAGTTCTTGAAAATCCTTGAAATGTTTCATTTTTTAGAGGTTAAGCTCCAACTTTTTTCTATCAATTCCAGGACTTCTTCATCTGATAAAGTATCATCAAGCGCCACACTAATCCAGTAACGTTTGTTCATATGAAAAGCTGGATAAATCCCCTTTTGTGAAAGCAAGTCCTCTACTTGGTCGTGCTTGAGATTGACTGCTTCCACTAATCCTTCTCTCCCCTTTTCCAGCTTATCCCAAGAAATTTTCATCAAAACGGCATACCACTTTTGATTACCTTCATGTCTTAAAACTGCTGTATCAGGCGATTTCTCCCACAGATACTCCAACTGGTTTCCATACTGTTCCTGAACCTGAGTCACGATTCGCTTAGTCTGAGGACAGATAAAATCTTGTGCATCAAAACAGGCCTTCCGAATCTGGTAAAGAATTTCCAAACAAGCCTCACGGACACTTCCTACAAAACTTCCTCTCATACTTTCTATATGGACTTGAGGATAGAGGTCACCAGTCTCCTGGTCAAAGACTTGAAAACTCACATTATCATCAGTGATGGACACAGTCA contains the following coding sequences:
- a CDS encoding 2-isopropylmalate synthase, with the translated sequence MRTVEFLDTSLRDGEQTPGVNFSIKEKIAIARQLEKWGISAIEAGFPAASPDSFTAVQEIAKVLKKTAVTGLARSVKSDIDACYEALKDAKYPQVHVFIATSSIHRKYKLNKSKEEILEAIKEHVSYARSKFEVVEFSPEDATRTELDFLLQVVQTAVDAGASYINIPDTVGFTTPEEYGAIFKHLIENVKTDRQIIYSPHCHDDLGMAVANSLAAVKNGAGRVEGTINGIGERAGNAALEEIAVALNIRQDYYQAETSIVLNETINTSEMVSRFSGIPVPKNKAVVGGNAFSHESGIHQDGVLKNPLTYEIITPELVGVKSNSLPLGKLSGRHAFIEKLRELALDFTEEDIKPLFAKFKALADKKQEITDADIRALVAGTMVENPEGFHFDDLQLQTHADNDIEAIVSLANMDGEKVEFNATGQGSVEAIFNAIDKFFNQSVRLVSYTIDAVTDGIDAQARVLVTVENRDTETIFNAAGLDFDVLKASAIAYINANTFVQKENAGEMGRSVSYRDMPSV
- a CDS encoding MmcQ/YjbR family DNA-binding protein — translated: MFEIFKSYQFNQEKARAYGFVENWEVWTYSCQILQGDFVMTVSITDDNVSFQVFDQETGDLYPQVHIESMRGSFVGSVREACLEILYQIRKACFDAQDFICPQTKRIVTQVQEQYGNQLEYLWEKSPDTAVLRHEGNQKWYAVLMKISWDKLEKGREGLVEAVNLKHDQVEDLLSQKGIYPAFHMNKRYWISVALDDTLSDEEVLELIEKSWSLTSKK